A single genomic interval of Anthonomus grandis grandis chromosome 17, icAntGran1.3, whole genome shotgun sequence harbors:
- the LOC126746372 gene encoding mitochondrial cardiolipin hydrolase, giving the protein MFLTNYADIFQHKYTIITSVTCLIIPYYAWRSLFKYREQLKQFLAEEQVFVERHNCVITYKANEGISGWFPNKNLMAPRAEKIYEDLYAPVIYFIQTARHTLDVAFMLISVNLIYVELVKAKRRGVKVRILCNFAHIEGCRDQISSLIREGIEYQFFIGTSSSMDTIMHHKFMVKDYDERTGEGFLCTGSMNFTSTSPTNNYEMLVFNTNRNVVKSFSDNFEECWNDVKLDNEGLINKTILMDAQFDS; this is encoded by the exons atgtttttaacGAATTATGCCGATATATTTCAGCATAAATACACAATTATAACTTCCGTGACGTGCTTAATAATTCCCTATTACGCGTGGAGGTCCTTATTTAAGTACAGAGAGCAGTTAAAACAGTTCCTAGCAGAAGAACAAGTGTTTGTCGAGAGACACAACTGCGTTATCACTTATAAAGCGAACGAAGGGATTTCTGGATGGTTTCCCAATAAAAATCTGATGGCCCCCCGTGCAGAGAAGATTTACGAAGACCTATATGCCCCTGtgatatattttattcaaacaGCTCGACACACCTTGGATGTGGCCTTTATGTTAATCAGTGTGAATCTGATTTATGTGGAGCTGGTTAAGGCTAAGAGACGCGGGGTGAAAGTGAGAATTTTATGCAATTTTGCGCATATAGAGGGCTGTAGGGATCAAATTTCTAGCCTTATCCGCGAAG GGATAGAATATCAGTTTTTTATTGGTACCAGCTCTTCAATGGACACCATTATGCACCACAAATTTATGGTGAAAGATTATGATGAACGAACAGGAGAAGGATTTTTGTGTACTGGCTCGATGAACTTTACATCAACCTCACCAACTAACAACTATGAAATGCTTGTGTTTAACACAAACCGAAATGTGGTCAAAAGTTTCTCTGATAATTTCGAGGAATGTTGGAATGATGTTAAGTTAGATAATGAGGGACTAATTAACAAAACTATCCTTATGGACGCCCAGTTTGATAGCTAA